In Corylus avellana chromosome ca8, CavTom2PMs-1.0, the genomic stretch ATAGGGAACCATGGATTATATTCGATCCGACGGTGAAAAAACAATTCTTCGTCTTTAcaaagttgaagaagaagagcaagTCAAGGAGGGATAGAGTTGTTGGATGCAGCACTTGGAAGAACGAACACACTCAAGAAGTTCGTGATCCTAAAAACAACAAACTCATTGGAATCAAGAAATCTTTTGTCTTCAAATATACAAAGAACAAGGCCAAAGGTACTAACCGCAATGGCCACTGGATCATGAAAGAGTTTTCTCTTCGAGACTACTCAAAGGTGGAAGATGTaagtatatacatatataatcccAATCTCTCGTGTTGTTTTTACttagaattttcttttcctttaaatttgaaatt encodes the following:
- the LOC132190761 gene encoding NAC domain-containing protein JA2-like — its product is MGFETMPVGFRFHPTIEEIFMFLRMKVKGEALPHDEVGEFDIYGNREPWIIFDPTVKKQFFVFTKLKKKSKSRRDRVVGCSTWKNEHTQEVRDPKNNKLIGIKKSFVFKYTKNKAKGGSEDVVAKG